Proteins from one Bartonella sp. HY328 genomic window:
- the rpsA gene encoding 30S ribosomal protein S1 — protein sequence MSLSNPSTEDFEALLAESFQKQDLAEGNVVKGRIIAIEKDMAIIDAGLKVEGRIPLKEFGLKAKDGSLKPGDEVEVYVERIENAMGEAVLSREKARREESWIRLEEKFNAGQRVDGTIFSQVKGGFTVDLDGAVAFLPRSQVDIRPIRDVTPLMHNPQPFEILKMDRRRGNIVVSRRTVLEESRAEQRSEIVQNLEEGQVVDGVVKNITDYGAFVDLGGIDGLLHVTDMAWRRVNHPSEILTIGQTVKVQIIRINQDTHRISLGMKQLESDPWDGIGAKYPVGKKISGAVTNITDYGAFVEIEPGIEGLIHVSEMSWTKKNVHPGKILSTSQEVEVVVLEVDPVKRRISLGLKQTLENPWNAFADKFPVGTIVEGEVKNKTEFGLFIGLEGDVDGMVHLSDLDWNRPGEQVIEEFSKGDTVKAVVLDVDVEKERISLGIKQLSEDKVGEAAASGDLRKNAVVTCEVTGVQETGLDVKLVDHDLDAFIRRADLARDREEQRPERFSVGQKIDARVTAFDKKTRKISVSIKALEIAEEKEAVAQYGSADSGASLGDILGAALKKQDQD from the coding sequence ATGTCACTATCCAATCCAAGCACCGAAGATTTTGAAGCCCTATTAGCTGAATCTTTCCAAAAACAAGACCTTGCAGAAGGTAATGTTGTTAAGGGCCGCATCATCGCCATTGAAAAAGATATGGCTATCATTGATGCAGGTCTTAAAGTTGAAGGCCGTATTCCTTTGAAGGAATTTGGCTTAAAAGCTAAAGATGGCTCATTAAAGCCAGGCGATGAAGTAGAAGTTTACGTAGAGCGTATTGAAAACGCCATGGGTGAAGCTGTTCTTTCGCGCGAAAAAGCGCGCCGTGAAGAAAGCTGGATCCGTTTGGAAGAAAAATTCAATGCTGGTCAGCGCGTTGATGGTACAATCTTCAGTCAAGTTAAGGGTGGTTTCACCGTTGATCTTGATGGTGCGGTTGCCTTCTTGCCACGCAGCCAAGTTGACATTCGCCCAATCCGCGATGTTACACCTTTGATGCACAACCCACAGCCATTTGAAATCTTGAAAATGGATCGTCGTCGCGGCAATATCGTCGTGTCACGCCGTACCGTTCTTGAAGAAAGCCGTGCAGAACAACGCTCTGAAATCGTTCAGAACCTTGAAGAAGGTCAGGTTGTTGATGGTGTGGTCAAGAATATCACCGATTACGGTGCATTCGTTGATCTTGGTGGCATTGATGGCTTGTTGCATGTGACCGACATGGCATGGCGCCGTGTTAACCATCCTTCAGAAATCCTCACCATTGGCCAAACTGTTAAGGTACAGATTATCCGTATCAACCAAGATACTCATCGTATTTCACTCGGCATGAAGCAGCTTGAAAGCGATCCTTGGGATGGCATTGGTGCAAAATATCCAGTTGGCAAAAAGATCTCTGGCGCTGTTACCAACATCACTGATTACGGTGCATTTGTTGAAATCGAACCAGGTATTGAAGGTCTTATCCACGTTTCAGAAATGAGCTGGACCAAGAAAAACGTACATCCAGGTAAAATCCTTTCAACTTCGCAGGAAGTTGAAGTGGTTGTGTTGGAAGTTGATCCTGTTAAGCGTCGTATTTCACTTGGCCTCAAGCAAACTCTTGAAAACCCATGGAACGCATTTGCTGACAAATTCCCTGTTGGTACAATCGTTGAAGGCGAAGTTAAGAACAAGACTGAATTTGGTCTCTTCATCGGCCTTGAAGGCGATGTTGATGGCATGGTTCACCTTTCTGATCTTGATTGGAACCGTCCAGGCGAACAAGTTATCGAAGAATTCTCAAAGGGTGACACTGTAAAGGCTGTTGTTCTTGATGTTGATGTTGAGAAAGAACGTATTTCTCTTGGCATTAAACAGCTTTCTGAAGATAAAGTTGGCGAAGCTGCTGCTTCTGGCGATCTTCGTAAGAATGCCGTTGTAACTTGTGAAGTTACTGGCGTTCAAGAAACTGGTCTTGATGTGAAGCTTGTTGATCATGATCTTGATGCTTTCATTCGTCGTGCAGACCTTGCTCGTGACCGTGAAGAACAACGTCCAGAACGCTTCAGCGTTGGTCAGAAAATCGATGCTCGTGTAACAGCATTTGATAAGAAGACCCGTAAGATTTCAGTATCTATCAAGGCTCTTGAAATTGCTGAAGAAAAAGAAGCTGTTGCTCAATATGGTTCAGCAGATTCTGGTGCTTCTCTTGGCGATATTCTTGGCGCAGCTCTTAAGAAGCAAGACCAAGACTAA
- a CDS encoding DUF2169 domain-containing protein encodes MDIICKYAIPRIFFQHWDKDGKEFGVLIVKADFHINENHFALLKEEQNSFIFDDIYWGDIGTSSLKYESELAPFKPKTDIMFNAIARSPNNEQCKYWQVGIKIDDLLFYQFSVFGKRVISSNQTPLGRSWQLSEIEPITEIPLQYEYAFGGTIACSEHEQNYCRYNPVGTGLLSNFILNQDNPIFAPQIGIFAELNNYKPGDELVVCGISPIAKGWYPRLNLAGTFDQKWQQQRHPLVPEDFDFNYWNAAPTVLQITPYLKGNETITAYGMFHEKQEYSFCLPGVQLICAIKIKNNVNIQIEKMNLDTVYCDISSDNFIKHSMTITWRKIFSYYEEIENININISRIINPNI; translated from the coding sequence ATGGATATTATATGTAAATACGCCATTCCTAGGATTTTTTTTCAGCATTGGGATAAGGACGGAAAAGAATTTGGTGTTCTTATCGTAAAAGCTGATTTCCACATTAATGAAAATCATTTTGCTTTATTAAAGGAGGAGCAGAATAGTTTTATATTTGATGATATATATTGGGGAGATATTGGGACTAGTTCACTAAAATATGAAAGTGAATTGGCACCATTTAAGCCTAAAACAGACATTATGTTTAATGCTATCGCTCGTTCGCCTAACAATGAACAATGTAAATATTGGCAGGTTGGAATAAAAATTGATGATTTGTTATTTTATCAATTTTCTGTTTTTGGAAAACGTGTAATCTCAAGCAACCAAACCCCTTTAGGTAGAAGTTGGCAACTATCAGAGATTGAGCCAATAACAGAAATTCCTTTACAATATGAATATGCTTTTGGAGGCACTATAGCTTGTTCTGAGCACGAACAAAATTATTGTCGATATAACCCCGTTGGTACGGGTTTGTTAAGCAATTTTATTTTAAATCAAGATAATCCTATCTTTGCTCCACAAATCGGAATTTTTGCAGAACTTAATAATTATAAACCAGGTGACGAACTTGTTGTATGTGGAATTTCTCCCATTGCCAAGGGGTGGTATCCTCGTCTTAATTTAGCTGGAACGTTTGATCAAAAATGGCAGCAACAACGGCATCCTTTAGTTCCAGAGGATTTTGACTTTAATTATTGGAATGCAGCTCCAACAGTATTACAAATAACACCTTATTTAAAAGGAAACGAAACTATAACCGCTTACGGAATGTTTCATGAAAAGCAAGAATATTCTTTCTGTTTACCTGGCGTTCAATTAATTTGTGCAATAAAAATAAAGAATAATGTAAATATTCAAATTGAAAAAATGAACTTAGATACAGTATATTGTGATATTTCATCAGATAATTTTATTAAACACAGTATGACTATAACATGGAGAAAAATATTTTCTTATTACGAAGAAATAGAAAATATTAATATTAATATCTCAAGAATTATTAATCCGAATATTTGA
- the cmk gene encoding (d)CMP kinase → MSVNNNTEKTLIIAIDGPAASGKGTLARMIAEHYQLPHLDTGLTYRAVAHKMLEDNLPLDDEETVIKTAESVDFSKMDRAILSNHLIGEAASKIAVFPKLRRALVNAQRQFAKNGAGAVLDGRDIGTVVCPDATVKFFVTALVEVRAKRRFDEIVARGGSADLTQIETDLIERDARDSNRAEGPLKQAQDAYLLDTTKLSIETAFVTACQVIDTSL, encoded by the coding sequence ATGTCAGTAAATAACAATACAGAAAAAACCTTGATCATTGCCATTGATGGACCGGCAGCTTCTGGTAAGGGAACGCTGGCGCGAATGATTGCCGAGCATTATCAATTACCACATTTGGATACGGGGCTTACTTATCGCGCCGTTGCCCATAAAATGCTGGAAGATAATTTACCCCTTGATGATGAAGAAACGGTGATTAAAACTGCTGAAAGCGTTGACTTTTCAAAAATGGATAGGGCTATTTTATCGAATCACTTGATCGGTGAAGCTGCATCAAAAATAGCGGTTTTTCCAAAATTACGCCGTGCTTTGGTTAATGCACAGCGTCAATTTGCAAAAAATGGTGCTGGTGCTGTGCTTGATGGCCGTGATATTGGCACGGTCGTTTGCCCTGATGCAACGGTCAAATTTTTTGTAACTGCCTTGGTTGAAGTGCGAGCAAAGCGGCGTTTTGATGAGATAGTTGCGCGTGGTGGCAGCGCAGATTTGACCCAAATTGAAACGGATCTTATTGAGCGTGATGCCCGTGATAGCAATAGAGCTGAGGGGCCACTTAAACAAGCGCAAGATGCCTACTTGCTAGATACAACAAAATTGAGTATAGAAACAGCGTTTGTAACAGCATGCCAAGTGATTGATACATCATTATAG
- a CDS encoding DUF4150 domain-containing protein has protein sequence MTQDALRFTSETNMISCLSPCVCLTPVAGAIVPIPYMIFSKLNWSKKTIENVTFGGEQAFTMDSRTNKVIGNEPGVKGGIISGVNRGWCRPQSNKSNFYVNGKQVIQHDCIFEMNCNGPDGPSNTIGKIMYYDK, from the coding sequence ATGACACAAGATGCATTAAGATTTACTTCTGAAACAAATATGATTAGTTGTCTTTCTCCTTGTGTTTGTCTTACGCCTGTTGCAGGAGCAATAGTTCCAATTCCTTATATGATTTTTTCAAAATTAAATTGGAGTAAAAAGACAATAGAGAATGTTACATTTGGCGGCGAACAAGCTTTTACAATGGATAGCCGAACCAATAAAGTTATAGGCAATGAACCTGGTGTAAAGGGGGGGATTATTTCTGGAGTTAATAGAGGATGGTGTCGCCCGCAATCAAATAAATCTAATTTTTATGTAAATGGTAAGCAGGTAATACAGCACGATTGCATTTTTGAAATGAATTGTAATGGACCAGACGGGCCTTCAAATACCATTGGAAAAATTATGTACTATGATAAATAA
- a CDS encoding DNA/RNA non-specific endonuclease, which translates to MSETAPVQQKPISLLNEAKRIFKGRNNVDMTFNEFLLHAEKDKQQYFLERLKEYQAMLHVIGLLAGVIGTEKEQKDLRDAVMKAIEDYIKTIKITEADKNTVYFETVGGEGDGYLAISWLISDLFGLEGTKKQLEDAGRTNHEANQVISQIVKDFIYSLWNSLKKWWEDFWKIYETEGLLIAINRLKIDVVFFVAETALDIGISVALAGAGAAVAAALKGLRFIGQRVGRTVTRVIIKAIPDKPHSHQLDKVLKEISIDDVNLDPSLKKLINEEKLGGASPIDDISKRQHSKPDFKKTTLVKGKNVADIKYHPVSKRPIEVKATIREDFGGGKRNDNATKIGKEFGDGNDDGGHLTAHRYFKDSPDESIAPQHVKTNRSAFKMMENEWGDWLKYGRRNNKDIEIKYVIKTDPPGAERPKKFYGEYEVFERDKLNPKEWVSVRKKVINITNDEHASFNRVMFRTDNKGNFTPMK; encoded by the coding sequence ATGAGCGAAACTGCACCAGTACAACAAAAGCCTATTAGTCTTTTAAACGAAGCTAAACGCATATTTAAAGGCCGTAATAATGTTGACATGACTTTTAATGAATTTTTGCTTCACGCTGAAAAAGATAAACAACAATATTTTTTAGAGCGCTTGAAAGAATATCAGGCCATGCTTCACGTTATAGGCCTTCTCGCGGGTGTTATTGGAACAGAGAAAGAGCAAAAAGATCTTCGTGATGCGGTTATGAAAGCGATAGAAGATTATATAAAGACTATAAAAATTACAGAAGCTGATAAAAATACAGTTTATTTTGAAACTGTAGGGGGAGAAGGCGATGGATACCTAGCAATCTCTTGGCTAATTTCTGATTTATTTGGTCTTGAAGGTACAAAAAAACAACTTGAGGATGCTGGGCGAACAAATCATGAAGCTAATCAAGTAATAAGCCAAATAGTAAAAGATTTCATATACTCACTTTGGAATTCATTAAAAAAATGGTGGGAAGATTTTTGGAAAATTTATGAGACTGAAGGATTATTAATAGCGATTAATCGTTTGAAAATAGATGTTGTTTTTTTCGTAGCAGAAACGGCACTTGATATTGGTATATCGGTCGCTTTAGCTGGCGCTGGAGCAGCTGTAGCCGCAGCTCTTAAAGGTTTACGTTTTATTGGACAAAGAGTTGGTCGAACAGTTACACGTGTTATTATTAAAGCTATTCCAGATAAACCGCATAGCCATCAATTAGATAAAGTTCTAAAAGAAATATCTATTGATGATGTTAATTTAGATCCTAGTCTCAAAAAACTAATTAATGAAGAAAAATTAGGCGGTGCAAGTCCAATTGATGATATTTCAAAACGACAACATTCTAAACCAGATTTTAAGAAAACTACTTTGGTAAAAGGAAAAAACGTTGCAGATATTAAATATCATCCAGTTAGTAAACGTCCTATAGAAGTTAAAGCTACAATAAGAGAAGATTTTGGAGGTGGTAAAAGAAATGATAATGCAACAAAAATTGGTAAAGAGTTTGGTGATGGTAATGACGATGGTGGACATTTAACCGCGCATCGATATTTTAAAGATTCACCTGATGAAAGTATTGCTCCGCAGCATGTTAAAACAAATCGTAGCGCCTTTAAAATGATGGAAAATGAATGGGGTGATTGGCTAAAGTATGGTAGACGTAATAATAAAGATATAGAGATAAAGTATGTAATAAAAACAGATCCACCAGGAGCTGAAAGACCAAAGAAATTTTATGGAGAGTATGAGGTTTTTGAAAGAGATAAACTCAATCCGAAAGAATGGGTTAGTGTTAGAAAAAAAGTTATTAATATAACGAATGATGAACATGCAAGCTTTAATCGTGTTATGTTCAGAACGGATAACAAAGGTAATTTTACCCCTATGAAGTAA
- a CDS encoding TIGR02300 family protein, with protein sequence MAKPELGTKRIDPETGKKFYDLNRDPIVSPYTGISYPLSYFEASAEAKGEEEETEEEGLDTALEKPEFISLDDDDKDDDLPDLGDDDVDLGDDDDTFLADDDDDEDDDVAGIIVGGVNDEDDI encoded by the coding sequence ATGGCAAAACCTGAATTAGGCACCAAACGCATCGATCCTGAAACAGGCAAGAAATTTTACGATCTTAATCGTGATCCTATTGTTTCGCCTTATACCGGAATTTCTTATCCCCTTTCTTATTTCGAAGCATCAGCTGAAGCTAAGGGTGAAGAAGAAGAAACTGAAGAAGAAGGCCTTGATACAGCTCTCGAAAAGCCAGAATTCATCTCACTTGATGATGATGACAAAGATGACGATCTGCCAGATCTTGGCGATGATGATGTTGATCTTGGCGATGACGATGACACATTCTTGGCCGATGACGATGATGACGAAGATGATGATGTTGCTGGCATTATTGTTGGCGGCGTTAATGATGAAGACGACATCTAA
- the aroA gene encoding 3-phosphoshikimate 1-carboxyvinyltransferase, with protein MSSDLKPVPMVSNQCRALKGEVHIPGDKSISHRSFMFGALASGETRITGLLEGEDVLNTGKAFAAMGAQIRHEGDEWIIHGTGNGALLEPQQPLDFGNAGTGARLTMGLVGTYDMKTSFIGDASLSRRPMGRVLDPLRLMGVQVEASEGDKMPLTLIGPKTANPITYRVPMASAQVKSAVLLAGLNTPGITTVIEPVMTRDHTEKMLRGFGADLEVEIADNGERIIRLAGQGKLTGQTINVPGDPSSAAFPIVAALIVPGSDIIIRNVLMNPTRTGLITTLLEMGANIELMNERQTGGEDVADLRVRSSDLRGVTVPAERAPSMIDEYPVLSIAASFAQGRTIMPGLEELRVKESDRLAAVAAGLKANNVVCEEGEDYLIVAGVPEGKGLGGGKVATHLDHRIAMSFLVMGCASQKPVSVDDSTMIATSFPEFMTLMGNLGADLECQ; from the coding sequence ATGTCTTCAGATCTTAAACCTGTGCCAATGGTTTCCAATCAATGTCGTGCCCTTAAGGGTGAAGTGCATATTCCTGGCGATAAATCCATTTCGCATCGCTCTTTTATGTTTGGCGCGCTTGCTAGCGGCGAAACGCGTATTACTGGGCTTTTGGAAGGCGAAGATGTTTTAAATACCGGTAAAGCTTTTGCCGCTATGGGGGCGCAAATTAGGCATGAAGGTGATGAATGGATCATTCATGGCACAGGCAATGGCGCATTATTAGAGCCGCAACAACCTTTAGATTTTGGCAATGCCGGTACGGGCGCACGCCTTACTATGGGGTTGGTTGGCACTTATGACATGAAAACAAGTTTCATTGGTGATGCTTCCTTAAGTCGCCGGCCAATGGGACGCGTGCTTGATCCGCTACGCCTCATGGGGGTGCAAGTGGAAGCAAGTGAAGGCGATAAAATGCCTTTGACATTGATTGGCCCCAAAACCGCTAATCCCATTACCTATCGTGTACCTATGGCATCGGCACAGGTAAAATCGGCCGTTCTTCTTGCAGGGCTTAATACTCCGGGCATTACAACAGTGATCGAGCCAGTGATGACCCGCGACCATACGGAAAAAATGTTGCGTGGTTTTGGTGCTGATCTTGAGGTAGAAATTGCCGATAATGGTGAGCGGATTATTCGCCTAGCAGGGCAAGGCAAATTAACCGGCCAAACCATAAATGTACCGGGCGACCCCTCTTCTGCGGCTTTTCCCATTGTTGCAGCATTAATTGTTCCGGGTTCTGATATTATCATTCGCAATGTTTTGATGAATCCAACCAGAACTGGACTTATCACCACATTGTTGGAAATGGGCGCTAATATTGAATTAATGAATGAACGGCAAACCGGCGGTGAAGATGTTGCAGATTTGCGTGTGCGCTCGTCTGATTTGCGCGGCGTTACGGTTCCAGCTGAACGTGCACCATCGATGATTGACGAATATCCAGTTTTAAGCATCGCCGCTTCTTTTGCACAAGGGCGAACAATTATGCCGGGCTTAGAAGAATTGCGGGTTAAGGAATCTGATCGCCTTGCGGCGGTTGCTGCTGGTCTAAAAGCCAATAATGTTGTTTGCGAAGAGGGTGAAGATTATTTAATTGTTGCGGGCGTACCAGAAGGCAAAGGCCTTGGCGGCGGCAAAGTTGCAACTCATCTTGACCACCGTATCGCCATGAGCTTTCTTGTAATGGGCTGCGCTAGCCAAAAGCCAGTAAGTGTTGATGATAGCACAATGATTGCCACAAGTTTCCCTGAATTTATGACACTTATGGGCAATCTTGGAGCGGATTTAGAATGTCAGTAA